In one Solanum dulcamara chromosome 1, daSolDulc1.2, whole genome shotgun sequence genomic region, the following are encoded:
- the LOC129880717 gene encoding uncharacterized protein LOC129880717, which translates to MASSLFQKFQEAVKVLAKSPTFAKDPRSLQFEADVNRLFLYTSYNRLGKDVVEADAEEIIDMAGKASLADQQKQVQENVHSQITNFCKYMNHILQPDLKVKEKQGTSSSENNSSPRRSGLSLAIGRTAPSKDHIAIPESKPLKRTEVSQSLKDLMGYTLEVKPSRIPHEDAGQGLFIHGEADVGAVLAFYPGVIYSPAYYRYIPGYPQVDSQNSYLITRYDGAVINAQPWGAGGESREIWDGSSLPEPNHIMQADGKGSERIWKMLSKPLDGTRLGGNHEVLERRNPLAFAHFANHPAKDMVPNVMVCPYDFPLPEKHMRVYIPNISFGNDEEANMRRFGTFWFKSWKSGKNGLDVPVLKTLVLVATRAISNEEILLNYRLSNSKRRPPWYTPVDEEEDRRRWS; encoded by the exons GCCGTCAAAGTTCTTGCAAAAAGTCCCACATTTGCTAAAGATCCAAGGAGTCTTCAGTTTGAAGCTGATGTAAACCGCCTCTTCCTTTACACTAG TTACAATCGTTTGGGGAAAGATGTCGTTGAAGCTGATGCAGAGGAGATCATTGACATGGCTGGCAAGGCCTCCCTAGCTGATCAACAGAAGCAGGTCCAAGAAAATGTGCATTCCCAGATTACAAACTTTTGCAAGTATATGAATCACATATTACAACCTGATCTTAAGGTCAAGGAAAAGCAGGGCACATCATCTTCTGAAAATAATTCTTCTCCTCGTCGCAGTGGTCTCAGTCTTGCTATTGGTAGGACTGCTCCATCGAAGGACCACATCG CTATACCTGAAAGCAAGCCATTGAAGCGCACAGAGGTTTCACAGAGTTTAAAGGATCTTATGGGCTACACTCTCGAGGTCAAACCTTCTCGAATTCCACACGAGGATGCTGGGCAAGGTTTATTCATACATGGCGAAGCTGATGTTGGTGCTGTGTTAGCATTCTATCCTGGTGTAATCTACTCCCCTGCATACTACCGCTATATTCCTGGATATCCACAAGTTGACtcccaaaattcatatttgatcACACGGTATGATGGAGCTGTGATAAATGCACAGCCTTGGGGTGCTGGTGGTGAGTCTCGTGAAATATGGGATGGGTCGTCTCTTCCTGAACCTAATCACATCATGCAAGCTGATGGAAAGGGTTCTGAGCGAATTTGGAAAATGCTCAGTAAGCCATTGGATGGAACACGTCTAGGAGGCAACCATGAAGTGCTGGAAAGGAGAAACCCTCTAGCCTTTGCTCACTTTGCCAACCACCCAGCAAAAGACATGGTACCAAATGTAATGGTATGCCCTTATGACTTTCCTCTTCCAGAGAAGCACATGAGAGTCTATATACCAAATATTTCATTTGGAAATGATGAAGAAGCTAACATGAGGAGGTTTGGCACCTTTTGGTTCAAATCTTGGAAGTCTGGCAAGAATGGATTAGATGTCCCTGTTCTAAAGACGCTTGTTCTTGTGGCAACTAGAGCAATTAGTAATGAAGAAATTCTCCTGAACTACAGATTGAGCAACTCAAAGCGAAGACCACCATGGTACACTCCAGTGGATGAGGAAGAAGATCGAAGGAGGTGGagctaa